TAACCTTTGTTGGAACCAAAAAAGGTATTTTTTATTATCAGGATCAAGAAGGGAATTTCTGGAACGTAATGGTTTATATTGAAGGAAGTTTGACTTTTGAAACCGTAAACAATGAAGAAATTGCATACGAAGGCGGAAAATTATTTGGCGAATTTCTAAATCTTACCAGTGATTTTGATGCCAGAAAACTAACAGAAGTAATTCCTAATTTTCATAACATGGCTTTTCGTTATTCTCAGTTTGATACCGCAATGAAAGAAGCTTCTGGACAAAGAATTGAGCAGGCAAAAGACCTCATTAAACTCGTAGTAGATTTAAAAGAAGAAATGCATATTTTACAAAACTTAAAAGATGCCAAAAAAATCAAACTGAGAGTTACGCATAATGACACCAAAATTTCAAACGCACTTTTTGACACTAACAAAAAAGGACTTTGTGTAATTGATACTGATACGGTTATGCCGGGAATTATTCATTATGATTTTGGTGATGCCATCAGAACCATTTGTAACACAGCGGCAGAAGATGAAAAAAATCTAGAAAAGGTAAATTTCAACCTGCAATTTTACAAAGCCTATGTAAAAGGATTTTTGGAGAAAACGAATTCTTCACTTTCTACGCTCGAAATTAAATATTTACCACTTGGCGCCAAAACAATGACTTTTATAATGGCACTTCGTTTTCTAACAGATTTCTTAAACGACGATGTGTATTATAAAACAGAATATCCAGAACACAATCTGGATCGTTCAAAAAATCAGTTTAAGCTAATTGAAAGTCTTTCGGAACAATTTACAGAAATGGAAGATTACAATTTGAATTTCATTGGAACATTAAAATAAAAAGAATGAAAAAATATGTAATTACCGGAGGTGCCGGTTTTATAGGAAGTCATATTGCAGAACATTTATCAAATCAAGGACATCAGGTTATGGTATATGATAGCCTTAGAACGGGATTTGAACATAATCTCGAAAATTTGAATGTAGAATTTGTAAAAGGAGACATCCGCGATGAGAATTTAGTCAATGAAGTAATCAGTGGAGCAAGTGGTGTTTTTCATCTTGCAGCTTTGGTAAGTGTTCCAGAATCGTTATTGAAAATTAAAGAATGTATCGAAATCAATACAATTGGAACCATTAATATTTTGGAAGCAGCAAAAAACAATCCACACTGTAAAGTTGTGCTTTCTACTTCGGCGGCGAATTATGGCAATAATCCTGTTTTACCAAAAGTGGAAACCATGTTTCCAGAACCTATGACGCCTTATGCGATTACAAAACTGGACGGCGAATATTATTTAAAAATGTATCTCGATCAATATCAGCTTCAAACCGCCTCTTTGCGATATTTTAATGTCTTTGGTCCGCGTCAGAATCCAGAATCAGCTTATGCGGCGGCAGTGCCTATTTTTATTAATAAAGCACTTCAAAACGAACCCATTACCATTTATGGAGACGGTTCGCAAACCAGAGATTTTATTTATGTGAAAGATGTTGTAAAAGCAAATATTCTGGCTTCGCAAAAAGGAAATGAAACCTACAATGTCGCTTTAGGACACAGTACATCGGTTTTAGAATTAGCCGAAAAAATCATAAAAATTACCAATTCAAAATCTCAGATAAAATTTCTAGAGGAAAGACCCGGAGATATCAAACACTCTAAAGCAGATCCTGAAAAATTCAATCAATTAGGTTTTAAACCCGATTACTCGATTGATGCTGCTTTAGAAGAAACCATCACCTTTTATCATCAGCAATTAATCAGCAAATAAAATTCAACAGTAACCAAAAACCAACCAGATTATGTCACAAATAGATTTTACATTAAAAAAAGAGCAAAACAGCACTTTGATTCCGATGGTTATTTTAACCTCATTGTTTTTTATTTTTGGATTCGTAACCTGGTTAAACGGACCGCTGATTCCATTTTTTAAATTAGCCTGCGAACTAACCGAATCGCAATCTTACTTTGTAACTTTTGCTTTTTACATTGCTTATTTTGTAATGGCAATTCCATCTTCATTTTTAATTGAAAAAGTAGGATACAAAAACGGTATTTCGTTAGGTTTATTAGTAATTGCAGCAGGAGCATTGCTTTTTTATCCTGCAGCCGCAGCAAGAACTTTTCCACTGTTTTTAGCCGCTTTATTTGTTATGGGAACCGGTTTAGCTGTTTTACAAACCGCTTCAAATCCGTATGTAGTGGTTATTGGTCCTCGCGAAAGTGCAGCCGCCAGAATCAGTGTTTTAGGAATTGCAAATAAATTGGCAGGATTTCTGGCTCCGTTATTATTAACCTCTTTGGTTTTATCCAATATCGGCGATTATTCAGCAGATAAAATTGCTGTAATGACTTCTGTAGAAAAAGAAACCGCTTTAGATTCGCTGGCTTTACAATTACAGACGCCTTATATTTATATGGCAGCAATTATGCTCTTTCTGGCAGTTTTGGTAAAATATTCACCACTTCCTGAAATTAATTTAGATGATGAAGGTCAGGCAGAACATTTGAGTATTTTCAAACAAATCAAAAAAGCATTCCAGCATCCGCAGTTGGTTTTTGGAGTAATTACTTTGATGGTCTATATCGCGGCTGAGGTTTTAGCTGGAGATTCTATTGGAGGTTTCGGAAAACAATTGGGAGTTTATGGTGAAAGCGGATCTTTTTATTTAAAACTGACTTCGTTTACAATGACTTTTATGGTTATTGGTTATATATTGGGAATTACTCTGATTCCAAAATACGTTTCACAGGTTTTTGCTTTAAAAGTTTCGGGATTTTTAGGACTCATTTTGGTGGGCTTAATCGTTATTCTCTCTCCAAAAATTATGATCGAACTGCCGGGACTTCCGCAATTACCACTAGTGATTATTTTAGTGGCCTTACTCGGATTAGCAAATGCACTTTGCTGGCCTGCAATCTGGCCGATGGCACTTCAGGATTTGGGTGGATTTACAAAAATTGGAGGCGCAATTCTAATTATGGGAATCATTGGCGGAGCTGTTTTTCCTTTATTATACGGAATGCTTGCAGATACTATTAATGCATCAAATGAAGCCTCCGGAATTGTTGAAACAGCAAAAAGCGGTAATCAATTGGCATATTCAATATTAATTCCCGCTTATCTCGTAATTATCTTTTTTGCATTCAAAGGACATAAATACAGAAGCTGGTAAAGCTACAAATTGACAACGTTTATATAAAATAACATTTCATTTATAAAACAATTTTAAAGCATTCAAATCTGGTATTTGAACATGCTCAACTCAACTTATGCCTTTTTCAAACGCATAAAAACATTAAAATAAAAAACTATATCATGTTAAAAAGTAAAATAGACAAAGCGACAGGATTTGAAAAACGCTTCGAAAACATCAATACGGTTGTATTTGAAAATTCGGGTGAGGCTTCAAAAGCTGTTGCGCAGGAAATTGCCGCTTTAATCCAGTCAAAACAAAAAGAAAACAAACCGTGTATTTTAGGTCTGGCAACAGGATCTTCCCCAAAAGGACTCTATGCCGAACTGGTTCGTCTTCATAAAGAAGAAGGCCTTAGTTTCAAAAACGTAATCAGTTTTAATCTGGACGAATACTATCCGATGGAGCCGAACTCAATCAACAGCTACGTCCGTTTTATGAAAGAGCTTCTGTTTGACCATGTCGATATTTTACCTGAAAACTGCCATATCCCGGACGGACTTTTAACCAAAGAACAGATCGCGGATTACTGCCATGAGTACGAAGCCAAAATCGAAGAACTGGGCGGAATCGATCTGCAGATTCTGGGAATCGGAGGAAACGGGCACATTGGTTTTAATGAGTCGGGATCGCTCCAGAACTCAAAAACACGTCTGGTGGCTCTGGACCATATCACAAGAGTGGCGGCAAGCAAAGATTTCTTCGGATTGAACAATACGCCGAGAACGGCAATCACACTCGGCGTGAAAAAAATCATGGAAGCGAAAAGAGTGATTTTACTAGCCTGGGGAGAAGGAAAAGCGAATATTGTTAAAAGATCAGTTGAAGATGAAGTAACGAACAGAGTTCCGGCTTCATTTTTACAGGAACATGATAATGCTGTTTTTATTCTGGATAAAGAAGCTTCTTCAAAACTTACCAGAATCAACAAACCGTGGCTGGTGGAGAAAATTGTCTGGACGGATAAACTGACCAGAAAAGCGGTTTTAGGTCTGGCATTAGACCTTAAAAAACCAATTTTAATGCTTACCGATGCCGATTATATCGAAAACGGAATGAGCGATCTGCTGGCAGATTCAGGTCCGGCTTACGATATCAATATCAAAATATTCAATAAACTGCAGAATACCATTACGGGCTGGCCGGGCGGAAAACCCAATGCAGACGATACCAACCGTCCTGAAAGAGCAGAGCCTGCAAAAAAACGTGTTCTGATTTTCAGTCCGCACCCAGATGATGATATTATCAGCATGGGAGGAACCTTTATGCGTCTGCAGGAGCAGGGGCATGAAGTGCATGTAGCGTACCAGACATCTGGAAATATTGCAGTTGCCGATGATGAAGCGCTCCGTTTTGCCAGATTCGTGATTGACTACAACGAAAAATTCGGGATTAAAAGCGGGGAAGCCGACAATATCTACAAAAAAGCACAGACTTTTTTAGAAAACAAAAAGAACAGCGAGATTGATATTCCTGAAGTCCGCTATATAAAAGGACTGATCAGAAAAGGAGAGGCTAGGGCAACGAGCCATTTTGTGGGGCTTCCTGATGAACAGATCCATTTTATGGAACTTCCTTTTTATGAAACAGGAACCATCGAGAAGAAACCAATCGGGCAGGAAGATATCCAGATTACGATGGATCTGATTGAAAAAATCAAACCGCACCAGATTTATGCGGCAGGAGATTTAGCAGATCCGCACGGCACGCATAAAGTCTGCCTTGATGCGGTTTTTGAGTCGGTTAAAAAACTGAAGCCGAAAGAATTCATGAATGACTGCTGGTTATGGTTATACCGAGGTGCTTGGCAGGAATGGGGGATTGACGAAGTTGAAATGGCAGTTCCGATGAGTCCCGACCAGGTTCTGGCAAAACGCCACGGAATCTTCAAACACCAGTCTCAGAAAGACGGTGTTGTTTTCCAGGGAACTGATTCAAGAGAGTTCTGGCAGAGAGCCGAAGACAGAAACCGCGAAACCGCAATTGTTTACCAGCAAATGGGACTATCGAGCTATGCAGCAATGGAAGCATTTGTGAGATGGCATTACTAAGAAGGTTCTAAGGTTCTGAGATGCTAAGATTCTAAGTTTAATAAAAAGGGGTTAGAGTTTTTGCCACAGATTAAAAGGATTAGATAGATTTTTAAAAACTGTACTTAGCTTACATATCGATTTGCGGACTTTGAATTGAAAATTAAACTAGAAAAAAACTACTTAGCGAGCTTTGCGTAAAGACTTTGCGCACTTTGCGGTTAAATTTTTCACAGCATAAATATTATACAAAAATGGCATTAATAAAATCAATTTCAGGAATACGAGGCACAATTGGCGGGGTTGTCAATGAAAATTTAACTCCGGTAAATGCGGTGAAATTTGCCGCAGCTTATGGAATGTGGCTTAAAAGCGAAAACTCAAATGAATCATTAACCGTAATTATTGGTAGAGATGCCCGAATTTCTGGTGAAATGATCAGCAATCTGGTTGCCAATACACTTACCGGATTAGGAATAAACGTAATCGATATTGGTTTGTCGACAACTCCAACTGTTGAAGTTGCCGTAACTCTTGACAAAGCCGATGGCGGCATTATAATTACAGCAAGTCATAATCCCAAACAATGGAATGCTTTAAAATTATTAAATGAGAAAGGCGAGTTTTTGAACGCAGTTGAAGGTGAGAAAATCCTAAATATTGCCGAAGATGAAAATTTCTTATTTGCTGAAGTTGATGATTTAGGGAAATATGAAAAGAAAGAAGGATATATAAACCGACACATTGATGAAGTTTTAAAACTGCCTTTGGTTGATAACGAAGCCATTAAAAAAGCAGGTTTTAAAGTTGTTGTTGATGCCGTTAATTCAACGGGAGGTATTGCAGTTCCTGCTTTGCTTGAAAAATTGGGAGTAGAATGCATACAATTATATTGTGAACCAAATGGACATTTTCCACATAATCCAGAGCCTTTAAAAGAACATTTAACGGATATTTCAGAATTGGTCGTTACAGAAAAAGCTGATTTTGGAATCGTGGTAGATCCAGATGTAGACCGCTTGGCCATAATTTGCGAAGATGGTTCTATGTTTGGCGAAGAATATACATTGGTTGCCTGCGCTGATTATGTTTTAGGAAAAACAAAAGGAAATACCGTTTCAAATTTATCATCATCGCGCGCTTTACGCGATATTACTCAAAAACATGGCGGAGCTTATGAAGCCAGTGCAGTTGGAGAAGTAAATGTGGTTGAATTAATGAAAACTACCAATGCCATTATTGGAGGAGAAGGAAACGGCGGAATCATTTATCCAGAATCGCATTATGGAAGGGATTCGTTGGTTGGTATTGCCTTATTTTTATCTCATTTAGCGAATCTTAAAATTTCGTGTAAAAAACTTAGAGAAAGTTACCCAGAATATTTTATGAGTAAAAGTAAAATTGAACTGACTCCAGATATAAACGTTGATGAGATCTTGACAAAATTAACTGAGAAATTCAGCAATGAAAAACCAAATTGTATCGATGGCGTTAAGATTGATTTTGAAAACGAATGGGTGCATTTGCGTAAGTCGAATACCGAACCAATCGTGAGGATTTATACCGAAAGTATTTCGCAGAAAAAAGCAGATGATTTAGCCTCAAAATTCATAGTTGAAATAGAAGCATTATTGTAAGATTTGACGAAGAATTTCTATTAAAAATATATTTAAAAATCGAAGCAAAAGATCAATAAAATCTACTAAAAAGGATACTTTGTTGATTTTTATAATTAAATGAATATCAAATATTTTCAATTGATTTTAAAAATATAATTAATTTTTTTTGATAAATGTTTGAATTCTTACAGGTTATAATTTTAAAATAGGTATGAATTTAGTAATACTTTTTTTAAAAAATGTGCTCGAAAACACTTTTTTCATGTGCACGAACACATTTTTTCGGTTTTGCCATTGTTTATTAAAAATTATTATTTAGTTTAGCCATAAGTAAGTAGAAAAAAAGCTTTTTTTTATCCGTTTTCGAAGTACAAAACATGACACTTTAAAAGCCAAAAAACGGAAGTGAGATTTTAAAACAAAAAGAAAATAATCAGTTGATTTTAAGTGAGAAAAAGAAACTGAAAAAAGAATATCAAAAAAAATAACCGAACAAAAACAAAAACCAATGAAAAAAATTATGACATCAAAAAAGACATAAACCGAACTCTTCACTTTGTGAATGAAATAAAAAATCTAACCAATTTTTTAGACACACAAAGTTTGTTTTTCATTAATCATTTAACTAACCAAAATAATATGAAAAAAAATAACAAGTTACTGTACGGTAACTATCAGGAAATAAAATTCAGTTTAAAAGCAATCATAACTATTTTATGTCTGGTAGTTTCTGTTTTCAAAGTAAACGCCGCATCATCGTCAGACAGCAGCGAAAAATCAGAAATTATAAATAAAAAATCAGAAGCCGATATCATTATAAAAGGTGTTGTTTTAGACGAATTAGGACAGCCAATGATTGGAGTAACTATTTTACCAAAAGGTTCTCCAAGAGGTACAACAACAGATTTTGACGGAACTTTTACCATTGTGGTTCCTTCTACAACAGAAGCTTTAGTGTTTTCATATGTAGGATATGACAATAAAGAAGTTTTGATTGCCAATCAAACCAATATTAAAGTTTCGATGGTTCCAGCATCAAAAACGTTGAATGAGGTGGTAATAGTAGGTTATGGAACTCAGAAAAAGAAAAACGTATTAGGAGCTATTTCTTCTGTAAAAGGAGAAACACTTACTTTATCTTCGGCACCATCTGTTTTAACGGGACTTCAAGGTAAAGTTGCCGGTTTGCAGATAGCCCAAAATAGTGCACAGCCAGGAGGTGGATTTAACATTCAAATTCGTGGTGCAGGTTCTATTAATGCCAGTAATGATCCTTTAATTGTTATTGACGGATTTCCAGTTACCAACTTGCAGCAGCCGGGAACAGGAAATCGTTATACAGGAGGAACCCAAAGTATTTTAAATTCTTTTAACCCTAATGATATCGAATCGATTGAGGTTTTAAAAGATGCCAGTTCTACAGCCATTTATGGAGCTAGAGCAGCAAATGGTGTTATTTTAATTACCACTAAAAAAGGAAAAGAAGGCGATGTGAGAGTAGATTATTCAGGTTCATATTCGTATCAAAAATACAATGACAGCTATGAAGTTTTGGATTTAAAAGAATGGATGCAGCTTAGAAATGATGCTGCCAGAGAAAACTGGGAATTCATTAATAAAGTGTATCCTTATTCGCCAAAAACCTTAGAAGAAGCTAATGCAGCGCCGGTAAACGGAATTCCATACAAAAGAATTTACTCTGACGAGCAGATTAGAAATGCCGGAAAAGGAACTGACTGGCTTGGATTAGTAACAAGAGACGGAATGATTGAGCAAAATAACCTTTCATTGCGCGGAGGAACAAAATCGACAAAATACTTTTTATCAGGAAATTTATTTAACCAAGAAGGAGTTATTCGAAATTCAGGTTTAAAAAGAAGCACCGTTCATTTCAGCATCGATCAAAAATTAACTGATTTTATCAATTTTGGTATGAACATGACCAAAAGCCGAATCAAAAATCAAAACTCACAATTAGGAGGACAATTTGATCCTGTGACAGGACAAGATTTGGCTCAGTTTGAAAATTCAGGAATTATACGAGCAGCTATTCAGCAAGGTCCTCATATTGCTGCAATTGATGAATTTGGAAACTATCCTATAAACCCAGATAGTGCCTTAGAACCTAATCCTTATTCTTTATTGACCATTTCAGATGAAGGTGTTATCGACAGATCGTTAACGAACTTTTACGCAGAAATAAAACCAATTGCAGGACTTACAGCAAGATTTCAGGCTGGATTTGATCAGGGAAATTCTAAAAGAAGTACGTATCTGCCAAGAACAACTTTGTATGGCGCTTTGGAAAACGGAAAAGCCTCCATAAATTCACAAGAAAAAAATGATGATTTGTTCGACTTCACATTAAACTATACCACAAAATTAATGGAAGATAATACTTTCGGTTTAATGGTTGGATATTCTCAGCAGACGTATAGAACAGAAGCGGCTACATTAGGAAACAGTAACTTTATTACAGATGCTTTCCTTTGGAATAATATGAATGCTGGTGCTGGAACTAAAGTTACAGCATCTTCAAAATCCGAAAATAACTTTATCTCTTATTTTACTAGATTTAATTATTCGTACAAAGACAAATACATGCTGACTTCGACAATTCGTCGTGATGGAGCGAGTGTTTTTGCAAAAAATAATAAATACGGTTTATTCCCTTCAATTGCATTGGGTTGGGATGTTTCTCAAGAATCTTTCATGAAATCAATAAACAATTATGTTTCGCAGATGAAAGTTAGATTTGGTTATGGACAAACAGGTAATGCCTCAATTGGAGGAAGCGCATTTGGAGCTTTCTACGCACAGCCAGCGTACTTAAATCCAGATGAATCCATTTTAATTGGTGTTTTTCCTTCAAGACTTGAAAACCCTGATTTAAAATGGGAAACTACTACAGAGAAAAACTTAGGAGTTGATTTTGAGTTGTTTAATAGAAGAGTTTCGGGATCATTCGAAATATACGATAGAGTGGTTTCTGATTTATTAACTTTAAAACCAATTAATAGTTACCAAGAAATAAACACTGTTTGGGCCAATATAGGAAGTACACAAAGTAAAGGTTTAGAGTTGACTGTCAGTACAGTGAACATAAACAATCCTAATCTTACTTGGAAAAGTACATTTACATATTCTAGATTTAGAACCAACTGGAAAGAAAGAGCTCCAGACTGGAAACCATCAGTTTATATGAGCTATAATGATCCAGTACGTGCACAATACAGCCAAATTGCCGATGGCGTAATGCAGATTGGAGAAGTAGTTCCTGCACAACCGGATTTATATCCTGGACAAATAAAAATTAAAGACCTTAATGGTTTTGTGAGAGATGCGGCAGGAAATCCTGTAACAGATGAAAATGGTGTATTCTTGAGAACAGGAGCACCTGATGGTAAAATTGACGATGCCGATTATGTATTACTTGGATCATCTGACCCTGATTTTGTAGCTGGTTTAGGAAATACAATTACTTGGAAAAACTTCCAGCTTAATTTTCAATTCAATGGAATGTTTGGAAGAAAAATTGTCGATCAAACGGATTTCGCTTACGGCGTAACAGCTGTTGGAGTAGCACAAAACGGACGAAATGCACTTAGAAGCATTTACAATAGATGGACACCGGATAATCCAACAAATACTCGTCCGGGTTCGCATTTTGGATATACACAATACGGTTCTGGAGATTTCTTTATGCAGGATGCTTCATTTGTTCGTTTACAAAGCGTTTCGTTGAGTTATAATCTTCCAAAAAAATGGTTTGGAAAATACATGCAGGGTGCTGCGATTCGATTAGACGGACAAAATCTTTTTACCATTACCAAATATGATGGTATAGATCCTGAAACAGACGGATATGCTGCTGCCTATCCAAACGTAAAAACATATACAGTAGGAATTGATCTTAAGTTTTAATAAAGAAGATATGAAAAATTTTAAATATTATACAATAGTTTTACTGCTGCTTGTTTTTTCAGGATGCAGTGATGATTTAGAATCTATCAATTACGATGAGATTAATCCGAGTATATTTCCAAGTTCAGAGGCAGATATTCAAGCTATTGTGGCTTCAGCATACTATCCGCTTAGAGGTTCTTATGGAAACGGAATTCACAGCACATCTGAAAATGGATTGATGTTTATGCTCGATGCTACAACAGAAATCCTTCAAGGACCTTATGGAGTACAGCAAGAAGCATCTTTACACAGTTATAAAGCTACGACAACTGCCGTGACACGTTTTTACGATACTTTTTATAATAAAATCAGCGGAATGACTTTGAGTATCGACAGAATCGAAAAGTCTAAAGTAAATGAGCTGGTTAAAAAACAAGCTATTGCCGAAATTAAATGCGCAAGAGGATTATTGGCGTACGAACTTTTTGATATGTACGGTCCGCTTGTAGTGGCACCTTTGGAAATCCTTCAAAATCCTTTGAAAGAAGAACCTTTGGCAAGACTTTCCAATACTCAAATGGTAAGTTTTATTGAAAACGATCTTAAAGATGCCGCAGCAGATTTAAAATCTCCTTCTGAAACAGCGTATGGAAGATTCAGCAGCGGATTGGCTAGAATGATTTTGATACGATTATACCTTCATGAAAAAAGATGGGCGGAAGTTGAAGAACAAGCCAATGCAATTATCGGTATGAATTATTATGCTCTTGAAGAAGATTACGCTGGAATGTGGGATATTAAAGCGCCAGTTGATAGTAAAGAAGTAATATGGGCAGTTCCAGCAGATTATGCAGGAACAAGCGAAAACCAATGGCAGTTAATGGTTTTACCAGCTAACTTTCCAGGACGCGGCGGTTATGGAACGATTCAGAGTTCATGGACTTTTTATGATTCTTTTGAAGCAACAGATATTCGTAAAGAAGCACTTATTGCCGAATTTACAGGAACCGACGGCGTAACATACAACAGACAAAATCCCGCAAATTACATGCAGTTAGGACCAATTCCGTTAAAAATTGATCCAGATGCAGCCAGAACAACAGCTTTGACAACCGTAGACATAATTGTGTACCGTTATGCAGATGTTTTATTATCGAAAGCAGAAGCTATTGCCAACAAAACAGGAACGCCAACACAAGAAGCCATTGATTTAGTTAATATCGTGAGAAAGAGAGCAAAAATCAGCGAAATTACATTGGCGAACTATGCATCACTAGCTAAGTTTAACGAAATGATTCTTTTAGAAAGATCTCACGAATATTGGTGTGAAAACGGGCAATACCGTTCCGATTTAATCAGACACGGGAAATTTACAGAACACGCACTTGCCTTAAATGGATCAGCAAGCCAAAGCGCGCCTTATAAAGCATTATTTCCTTTTTCATTAGAAAGAATAAGCGAAGGAAAAGGGAAATTTATTCAGAACCAAGGATATAATTAATTTCTTTTTAAGAAAGATTTTAAAAGTATTAATCAGATAA
This is a stretch of genomic DNA from Flavobacterium endoglycinae. It encodes these proteins:
- a CDS encoding SusC/RagA family TonB-linked outer membrane protein, with product MKKNNKLLYGNYQEIKFSLKAIITILCLVVSVFKVNAASSSDSSEKSEIINKKSEADIIIKGVVLDELGQPMIGVTILPKGSPRGTTTDFDGTFTIVVPSTTEALVFSYVGYDNKEVLIANQTNIKVSMVPASKTLNEVVIVGYGTQKKKNVLGAISSVKGETLTLSSAPSVLTGLQGKVAGLQIAQNSAQPGGGFNIQIRGAGSINASNDPLIVIDGFPVTNLQQPGTGNRYTGGTQSILNSFNPNDIESIEVLKDASSTAIYGARAANGVILITTKKGKEGDVRVDYSGSYSYQKYNDSYEVLDLKEWMQLRNDAARENWEFINKVYPYSPKTLEEANAAPVNGIPYKRIYSDEQIRNAGKGTDWLGLVTRDGMIEQNNLSLRGGTKSTKYFLSGNLFNQEGVIRNSGLKRSTVHFSIDQKLTDFINFGMNMTKSRIKNQNSQLGGQFDPVTGQDLAQFENSGIIRAAIQQGPHIAAIDEFGNYPINPDSALEPNPYSLLTISDEGVIDRSLTNFYAEIKPIAGLTARFQAGFDQGNSKRSTYLPRTTLYGALENGKASINSQEKNDDLFDFTLNYTTKLMEDNTFGLMVGYSQQTYRTEAATLGNSNFITDAFLWNNMNAGAGTKVTASSKSENNFISYFTRFNYSYKDKYMLTSTIRRDGASVFAKNNKYGLFPSIALGWDVSQESFMKSINNYVSQMKVRFGYGQTGNASIGGSAFGAFYAQPAYLNPDESILIGVFPSRLENPDLKWETTTEKNLGVDFELFNRRVSGSFEIYDRVVSDLLTLKPINSYQEINTVWANIGSTQSKGLELTVSTVNINNPNLTWKSTFTYSRFRTNWKERAPDWKPSVYMSYNDPVRAQYSQIADGVMQIGEVVPAQPDLYPGQIKIKDLNGFVRDAAGNPVTDENGVFLRTGAPDGKIDDADYVLLGSSDPDFVAGLGNTITWKNFQLNFQFNGMFGRKIVDQTDFAYGVTAVGVAQNGRNALRSIYNRWTPDNPTNTRPGSHFGYTQYGSGDFFMQDASFVRLQSVSLSYNLPKKWFGKYMQGAAIRLDGQNLFTITKYDGIDPETDGYAAAYPNVKTYTVGIDLKF
- the nagB gene encoding glucosamine-6-phosphate deaminase; its protein translation is MLKSKIDKATGFEKRFENINTVVFENSGEASKAVAQEIAALIQSKQKENKPCILGLATGSSPKGLYAELVRLHKEEGLSFKNVISFNLDEYYPMEPNSINSYVRFMKELLFDHVDILPENCHIPDGLLTKEQIADYCHEYEAKIEELGGIDLQILGIGGNGHIGFNESGSLQNSKTRLVALDHITRVAASKDFFGLNNTPRTAITLGVKKIMEAKRVILLAWGEGKANIVKRSVEDEVTNRVPASFLQEHDNAVFILDKEASSKLTRINKPWLVEKIVWTDKLTRKAVLGLALDLKKPILMLTDADYIENGMSDLLADSGPAYDINIKIFNKLQNTITGWPGGKPNADDTNRPERAEPAKKRVLIFSPHPDDDIISMGGTFMRLQEQGHEVHVAYQTSGNIAVADDEALRFARFVIDYNEKFGIKSGEADNIYKKAQTFLENKKNSEIDIPEVRYIKGLIRKGEARATSHFVGLPDEQIHFMELPFYETGTIEKKPIGQEDIQITMDLIEKIKPHQIYAAGDLADPHGTHKVCLDAVFESVKKLKPKEFMNDCWLWLYRGAWQEWGIDEVEMAVPMSPDQVLAKRHGIFKHQSQKDGVVFQGTDSREFWQRAEDRNRETAIVYQQMGLSSYAAMEAFVRWHY
- a CDS encoding NAD-dependent epimerase/dehydratase family protein → MKKYVITGGAGFIGSHIAEHLSNQGHQVMVYDSLRTGFEHNLENLNVEFVKGDIRDENLVNEVISGASGVFHLAALVSVPESLLKIKECIEINTIGTINILEAAKNNPHCKVVLSTSAANYGNNPVLPKVETMFPEPMTPYAITKLDGEYYLKMYLDQYQLQTASLRYFNVFGPRQNPESAYAAAVPIFINKALQNEPITIYGDGSQTRDFIYVKDVVKANILASQKGNETYNVALGHSTSVLELAEKIIKITNSKSQIKFLEERPGDIKHSKADPEKFNQLGFKPDYSIDAALEETITFYHQQLISK
- the glmM gene encoding phosphoglucosamine mutase; amino-acid sequence: MALIKSISGIRGTIGGVVNENLTPVNAVKFAAAYGMWLKSENSNESLTVIIGRDARISGEMISNLVANTLTGLGINVIDIGLSTTPTVEVAVTLDKADGGIIITASHNPKQWNALKLLNEKGEFLNAVEGEKILNIAEDENFLFAEVDDLGKYEKKEGYINRHIDEVLKLPLVDNEAIKKAGFKVVVDAVNSTGGIAVPALLEKLGVECIQLYCEPNGHFPHNPEPLKEHLTDISELVVTEKADFGIVVDPDVDRLAIICEDGSMFGEEYTLVACADYVLGKTKGNTVSNLSSSRALRDITQKHGGAYEASAVGEVNVVELMKTTNAIIGGEGNGGIIYPESHYGRDSLVGIALFLSHLANLKISCKKLRESYPEYFMSKSKIELTPDINVDEILTKLTEKFSNEKPNCIDGVKIDFENEWVHLRKSNTEPIVRIYTESISQKKADDLASKFIVEIEALL
- a CDS encoding phosphotransferase enzyme family protein; protein product: MTAEQLQFIFEKFDHIEVFRTFEELSSGHINDTYLVTTESDRQFILQRINDGVFKDVPGLIANKVSVSKHLLRKLKDLPEDELKRRVLTFVGTKKGIFYYQDQEGNFWNVMVYIEGSLTFETVNNEEIAYEGGKLFGEFLNLTSDFDARKLTEVIPNFHNMAFRYSQFDTAMKEASGQRIEQAKDLIKLVVDLKEEMHILQNLKDAKKIKLRVTHNDTKISNALFDTNKKGLCVIDTDTVMPGIIHYDFGDAIRTICNTAAEDEKNLEKVNFNLQFYKAYVKGFLEKTNSSLSTLEIKYLPLGAKTMTFIMALRFLTDFLNDDVYYKTEYPEHNLDRSKNQFKLIESLSEQFTEMEDYNLNFIGTLK
- a CDS encoding sugar MFS transporter, producing the protein MSQIDFTLKKEQNSTLIPMVILTSLFFIFGFVTWLNGPLIPFFKLACELTESQSYFVTFAFYIAYFVMAIPSSFLIEKVGYKNGISLGLLVIAAGALLFYPAAAARTFPLFLAALFVMGTGLAVLQTASNPYVVVIGPRESAAARISVLGIANKLAGFLAPLLLTSLVLSNIGDYSADKIAVMTSVEKETALDSLALQLQTPYIYMAAIMLFLAVLVKYSPLPEINLDDEGQAEHLSIFKQIKKAFQHPQLVFGVITLMVYIAAEVLAGDSIGGFGKQLGVYGESGSFYLKLTSFTMTFMVIGYILGITLIPKYVSQVFALKVSGFLGLILVGLIVILSPKIMIELPGLPQLPLVIILVALLGLANALCWPAIWPMALQDLGGFTKIGGAILIMGIIGGAVFPLLYGMLADTINASNEASGIVETAKSGNQLAYSILIPAYLVIIFFAFKGHKYRSW